The stretch of DNA CCGCGGTTCGGCTGGCGCGGCGTGGGACTGGGCCAGGCAGCCAAGCTGAGCGTCTGGACCCTGCTGACGGCCGCCGTCGGGCAGCTCGCCTTCCTGTACGTCATGCGCATCGCGACGATCCCCGGTGCGGAACGTATCCGCCTGAAGCAGGCGGGCGATCCCGCTGCGGAGATGCTGCCGGGCAACGCGGTGCTGGAGGTGGCCAGCCAGCTGTACCTGCTGCCGCACTCCATCATTGCCCTGTCCCTGGCCACCGTCCTGTTCAACCGGATGACCCGCGCGTCCCAGGACGGCAACCGGGCCGAACTGCGCGATGCCCTGTCGCACGGCTTGCGCACCATGGCCGTCGCCACAGTGTTCGGAGCCCTGGCACTGTTCGCCCTCGCAGGTCCACTGGGTATGTTTTTCTCCGGAGGCCTGCGCCAGGACGGGGTGATGCTGGCACAGACCTTGACCATCCTCGCGCTCAGCACCCCGTTCATGAGCGCCAACTTCATGATGTCGCGGGTGTTCTATGCCAATGAGGATGCGCGCACCCCGTTCTATGTCCAACTGCTGCTGGCCGTTGTATACGTGGCCGGGGCATTTGCCATCCAGTTCCTGCCCGTCAACCAAATCATTTACGCCATCGCTGTCCTCTATATGGTGGGCAACATCCTGTCGGTGGTCATCAGCGCGTTCTTCCTGCGCCGGCTCCTGGGCCACCTGGACGGGCCGCGGATCGCCAACTCCTACATCCGCATGGGCTACGCAGCGCTCGGTTCCGCCATCGCGGGCGCGGGCGCACTCTGGCTCATGGGCAGCTACAGTCCGGACGGTTTCGCCTGGCAAAACCGGCTGACGGCGCTGATCACGGTTGTCGTGGTGGGCCCCGTCATGCTGGTGGTCTACTTCTTCCTGCTCAAGTTGTTCCGGGTGTCTGAACTGCGGGACCTCCTCCGGCCCCTGATGGGACGGTTGGGGCGCGGGGGACCCGCCGCGCCTTCCACGGAAGGTGGGGCGCCGCCGTCGGACTCTTCACCCGGTGGGCCCTCCGGCGACGACCGGCCACCTGCGCCGGAACGCGCCACCACCTCTGTGGATACAGGCCTCATTCCCCGGATTTCCGGGGAGTTCGAT from Pseudarthrobacter siccitolerans encodes:
- the murJ gene encoding murein biosynthesis integral membrane protein MurJ, whose translation is MSASNFPSDRSSRPDDAAPDGVPPEPAAPDVAQPTPAGASETRSSAIMAAGTLVSRFLGFGKTWMLGTALGLGSTVNDTFINANNLPNLIFLLVAGGVFNAVLVPQIIKASKAPDRGADYISRLLTLAVLLLLGLTALVTLAAPWVIELTTQGYSPQQKALAVAFAFWCLPQIFFYGLYALLTQVLNANGAFGPAMWAPILNNVVAIAGLGMFIWIFSTNEISPHTLDNWGATQTLFVAGFSTIGVVSQTAILMIPVIRLKLGLRPRFGWRGVGLGQAAKLSVWTLLTAAVGQLAFLYVMRIATIPGAERIRLKQAGDPAAEMLPGNAVLEVASQLYLLPHSIIALSLATVLFNRMTRASQDGNRAELRDALSHGLRTMAVATVFGALALFALAGPLGMFFSGGLRQDGVMLAQTLTILALSTPFMSANFMMSRVFYANEDARTPFYVQLLLAVVYVAGAFAIQFLPVNQIIYAIAVLYMVGNILSVVISAFFLRRLLGHLDGPRIANSYIRMGYAALGSAIAGAGALWLMGSYSPDGFAWQNRLTALITVVVVGPVMLVVYFFLLKLFRVSELRDLLRPLMGRLGRGGPAAPSTEGGAPPSDSSPGGPSGDDRPPAPERATTSVDTGLIPRISGEFDAVSFRAGPAPQESPQRRSDGGTGQSDGGYLPAEDQPSTARGGVLREQVPLPGRRTFQGKAGENPYFKPRRPRKK